One stretch of Clostridia bacterium DNA includes these proteins:
- the spo0A gene encoding sporulation transcription factor Spo0A, with translation MEYKVLIADDCFGTESEAARILKGYGMQAVFCGRDGREVVKKTDDLKPNAVVMNLSMRSIDGLGVLSLMKSKPDAPRFVAVYSGDDSAPVEEAMELGAAYCVPLPIDRNLLASKLDELKFRAETASLNAAPPKPKRDVEAEITELLHTLAVPAHIKGYQYLREAIMLTLRDMDLINSVTKELYPMVAKRFGTTPSRAERAIRHAIEVAWDRGDVEVLNGFFGYTIRSDRGKPTNSEFIALVADRLRLKAM, from the coding sequence ATGGAGTACAAAGTACTTATTGCAGACGACTGCTTCGGCACCGAATCCGAAGCGGCGCGCATTCTCAAAGGGTATGGTATGCAGGCGGTTTTCTGCGGAAGGGACGGCAGAGAGGTAGTTAAAAAGACAGACGACCTGAAGCCGAACGCAGTTGTGATGAATTTGTCCATGCGGAGCATAGACGGACTCGGCGTGCTTTCGCTGATGAAGTCAAAGCCGGACGCTCCGCGCTTCGTCGCCGTTTATTCCGGAGACGACAGCGCTCCGGTCGAGGAGGCGATGGAGCTCGGAGCAGCGTACTGCGTCCCGCTGCCGATCGACCGTAATCTGCTCGCTTCAAAGCTTGACGAATTAAAGTTCAGAGCCGAGACCGCTTCGCTCAACGCCGCTCCGCCGAAGCCGAAGCGCGACGTGGAGGCGGAGATAACGGAGCTGCTTCACACGCTGGCGGTGCCGGCGCACATAAAGGGCTATCAGTATCTGCGCGAGGCGATAATGCTCACCCTGCGCGATATGGATCTGATCAACTCGGTGACGAAAGAGCTTTATCCCATGGTCGCCAAACGCTTCGGGACCACGCCTTCGCGCGCCGAACGCGCGATAAGGCACGCGATAGAGGTCGCCTGGGACCGCGGCGACGTGGAGGTACTGAACGGCTTTTTCGGCTACACGATACGCTCCGACCGCGGCAAGCCGACGAACAGCGAATTCATCGCGCTCGTTGCTGACCGCCTGCGGCTGAAGGCGATGTAA
- a CDS encoding SPFH/Band 7/PHB domain protein codes for MEPVTIVIIVVAAFVLLFILANMKIVPQAHEYVIEFLGKYKTTWAAGFHVLIPFFERIARRITLKEQVLDSPPQPVITKDNVTMQIDTVVYFKVFDSKLFTYGAVNPISALENLTATTLRNIVGELELDGTLTSRDTINAKMTEILDEATDQWGIKVSRVELKNIIPPREIQVAMEKQMKAERDRRETLLQAEGHKAAAITRAEGDKQAMILAAEGERDARIARAEGEAKAIYLAKKAEADGIQALKDAGADAAVIELKKYDALVRMADGKASKIIIPTDAVEAVNRSVLFSEVTGLGDVTKPAPAAPQPPKPDYCCDDDPRT; via the coding sequence ATGGAGCCCGTAACAATCGTAATCATAGTCGTCGCCGCATTCGTGCTGCTCTTCATCCTCGCGAATATGAAGATAGTGCCGCAGGCGCACGAGTACGTCATCGAATTCCTCGGGAAGTACAAGACCACCTGGGCGGCCGGTTTTCACGTGCTGATCCCGTTCTTCGAGCGCATCGCCCGCAGGATCACGCTGAAGGAGCAGGTGCTCGACTCCCCGCCGCAGCCCGTTATCACGAAGGATAACGTCACGATGCAGATCGACACCGTCGTCTACTTCAAGGTGTTCGACTCCAAGCTTTTCACCTACGGCGCGGTCAACCCCATCAGCGCGCTCGAGAACCTCACCGCCACGACGCTGCGTAACATCGTAGGCGAGCTGGAGCTCGACGGAACGCTCACCAGCCGCGACACGATCAACGCCAAGATGACCGAGATCCTCGACGAAGCCACCGACCAGTGGGGCATCAAGGTCAGCCGCGTTGAACTGAAAAACATCATCCCGCCCAGAGAGATACAGGTCGCGATGGAGAAGCAGATGAAGGCGGAACGCGACCGCCGCGAAACGCTGCTTCAGGCGGAGGGCCACAAGGCCGCCGCGATCACCCGCGCGGAGGGCGACAAGCAGGCGATGATCCTCGCCGCAGAGGGCGAACGCGACGCGCGTATCGCCCGCGCGGAAGGCGAAGCGAAGGCCATCTACCTCGCGAAAAAGGCGGAAGCCGACGGCATCCAGGCGCTCAAGGACGCCGGAGCCGACGCCGCCGTCATAGAGCTTAAAAAGTACGACGCGCTCGTCCGCATGGCGGACGGCAAGGCGTCCAAGATAATCATTCCCACCGACGCGGTGGAGGCCGTCAACCGCAGCGTGCTCTTCTCCGAGGTCACCGGTCTCGGCGACGTGACGAAGCCCGCGCCCGCGGCGCCGCAGCCGCCGAAGCCGGACTACTGCTGCGACGACGATCCGCGCACCTGA
- the pepT gene encoding peptidase T, translating to MSRKVEESAAAKRLLKYAAFHTTSDEDSETSPSTARQFALAEALRDELIALGVSNVRMSEYCYVYGEIPASAGCENAPAIGFIAHMDTSPDAPGENVRPRVWEDYDGGDVAIGNGLTLSVRDFPHLKGLAGRTLITTDGTTLLGADDKAGVAEIMTLAERVLKENIPHGKICIGFTPDEEVGRGPDHFDVEGFGADFAYTADGDMENCIEFENFNAAAAKAVFTGKSVHPGTAKNVMINAALLATEFNAALPKGQTPADTEGYEGFWHLTDMQGDVSSAVLQYIIRDHDAASFAARVKTLESIAADMNARYGEGTVKLTVREQYRNMRERIEPCMHLVENAEAAIAEGGMTPVRKPVRGGTDGARLSFMGLPCPNLGTGGNAFHGPYEHATVEGMDAAVGTLVGIVKRYAG from the coding sequence ATGAGCAGAAAAGTTGAAGAGAGCGCCGCGGCGAAGCGGCTGCTGAAATACGCCGCGTTCCACACGACGAGCGACGAGGACAGCGAAACGTCGCCCTCGACCGCGCGGCAGTTCGCGCTTGCCGAGGCGCTGCGCGACGAGCTTATCGCGCTCGGCGTTTCAAACGTGCGCATGAGCGAGTATTGTTACGTTTACGGCGAAATACCCGCTTCCGCGGGCTGCGAAAACGCGCCCGCGATCGGATTCATCGCGCATATGGACACCTCGCCGGACGCCCCCGGCGAAAACGTCCGCCCGCGCGTGTGGGAGGACTACGACGGCGGCGACGTCGCGATAGGGAACGGACTGACGCTTTCCGTCCGCGACTTCCCGCACCTGAAAGGGCTGGCGGGGCGCACGCTGATCACGACCGACGGCACGACTCTGCTCGGCGCTGACGACAAGGCGGGAGTCGCCGAAATAATGACGCTCGCCGAGCGCGTTTTGAAAGAGAATATTCCGCACGGGAAGATCTGCATCGGCTTCACGCCGGACGAAGAGGTCGGCAGAGGGCCGGACCACTTCGACGTCGAGGGCTTCGGCGCGGATTTCGCCTACACCGCGGACGGCGATATGGAGAACTGCATCGAGTTCGAGAATTTCAACGCCGCCGCGGCGAAGGCCGTTTTCACCGGCAAGAGCGTGCATCCCGGCACGGCGAAGAACGTTATGATCAACGCCGCGCTGCTCGCTACGGAGTTCAACGCCGCGCTCCCGAAGGGGCAGACGCCGGCGGATACCGAGGGCTACGAGGGCTTCTGGCACCTGACCGATATGCAGGGCGACGTTTCGTCCGCCGTGCTGCAGTACATAATCCGCGATCACGACGCGGCTTCTTTCGCCGCCCGCGTGAAAACGCTTGAAAGTATAGCCGCCGATATGAACGCCCGCTACGGCGAGGGAACGGTCAAGCTGACCGTCCGCGAGCAATACCGCAATATGCGCGAGCGCATCGAGCCGTGCATGCACCTGGTCGAGAACGCCGAAGCGGCGATAGCGGAGGGCGGTATGACTCCGGTCCGCAAGCCCGTCCGCGGCGGCACGGACGGCGCGCGCCTCTCCTTCATGGGCCTGCCGTGCCCGAACCTCGGCACCGGCGGCAACGCTTTCCACGGCCCTTACGAGCACGCCACGGTCGAGGGCATGGACGCCGCCGTCGGCACGCTGGTCGGTATAGTAAAACGCTACGCCGGCTGA
- a CDS encoding Mrp/NBP35 family ATP-binding protein has product MSECTHDCSTCASNCAERQEPQDLKEKLNDLSEVKKVVGIVSGKGGVGKSLVTSLLATVMKRRDYQVGILDADVTGPSIPKTFGIKGRAQGDENGLYPAQSATGVKVMSVNLLLENDSDPVVWRGPVIAGIVKQFWSDVVWGDVDFMFVDMPPGTGDVPLTVFQSLPVDGIIVVTSPQELVGMIVEKAVKMAGLLNVPVLGVVENMSYFECPDCHGKHSIFGESRIDETAKKLGVDTVSRIPINPKLAAACDKGAIELFEGDWLDNIADKLEKI; this is encoded by the coding sequence ATGAGCGAATGCACACACGATTGTTCCACCTGCGCGAGCAACTGCGCCGAAAGGCAGGAGCCGCAGGATCTGAAAGAAAAACTCAACGACCTTTCCGAAGTCAAAAAGGTCGTCGGTATCGTCAGCGGCAAGGGCGGCGTCGGCAAATCGCTGGTAACGTCCCTGCTCGCGACGGTGATGAAGCGCCGCGATTATCAGGTAGGCATCCTCGACGCCGACGTTACCGGCCCCTCTATACCGAAGACCTTCGGCATAAAGGGCAGGGCGCAGGGCGACGAAAACGGCCTCTATCCCGCGCAGTCCGCGACGGGCGTTAAAGTCATGTCCGTCAACCTGCTGCTTGAGAACGACAGCGACCCCGTCGTCTGGCGCGGTCCCGTCATCGCGGGCATAGTCAAGCAGTTCTGGTCGGACGTCGTCTGGGGCGACGTGGACTTTATGTTCGTCGATATGCCTCCCGGAACGGGCGACGTGCCGCTGACGGTGTTCCAGTCGCTGCCCGTCGACGGCATCATCGTCGTCACCTCGCCGCAGGAGCTGGTCGGAATGATCGTCGAGAAGGCGGTCAAGATGGCCGGCCTGCTCAACGTCCCCGTGCTCGGCGTCGTTGAGAATATGTCCTACTTCGAATGCCCCGACTGCCACGGAAAACACAGCATCTTCGGCGAGAGCCGCATTGACGAAACCGCGAAGAAGCTCGGCGTCGACACCGTTTCGCGCATTCCGATAAACCCGAAGCTCGCCGCCGCCTGCGACAAGGGCGCGATAGAGCTTTTCGAGGGCGACTGGCTCGACAATATCGCCGACAAGCTGGAGAAGATCTGA
- the adhE gene encoding bifunctional acetaldehyde-CoA/alcohol dehydrogenase, whose translation MSKNERVPIDSVAALEAAIARIREAQRVFSTYTQEQVDRIFAAAASAANKARLPLAKQAVAETGMGVVEDKVIKNNYAAEYIYNAYKDTRTCGVIERDPAFGITRIAEPLGVVAAVIPTTNPTSTAIFKCLIALKTRNAIIISPHPRAKNCTAEAARIIREAAEAAGAPKGVIDWIDAPSLDMTNLLMKEADIILATGGPGMVKAAYSSGKPAIGVGAGNTPAVIDESADVILAVNSIIHSKTFDNGMICASEQSVIVHKKVYAAVKDEFARRGCYFLKGGELEKVRKTIIINGALNAKIVGQSAFTIASLAGVKVPEGTKILIGEVESVELSEEFAHEKLSPVLAMYKAENLEDAFAKAERLIADGGYGHTSSIYLDETACRDRLDAFAARMKTCRVLVNTPSSHGGIGDLYNFKLAPSLTLGCGSWGGNSVSENVGVKHLLNIKTVAERRENMLWFRAPEKVYIKKGCTPVALDELKNTLGRKRAFIVTDAFLYEHGFTKPVTDKLDELGLAHATFFNVAPDPTLASAKEGAAQMSAFKPDCIIAIGGGSAMDAAKIMWVLYEHPEADFMDMAMRFIDIRKRVYTFPKMGEKAYFIAIPTSAGTGSEVTPFAVITDETTGVKYPLADYELLPNMAIIDTDFHMSAPKGLTAASGIDAVTHALEAYASVMATDYTDGLAKQALQVIFKYLPRAYDDGQNDVEAREKMANAATMAGMAFANAFLGVCHSMAHKLGAFHHIAHGVANALMIEEVLRFNSAEAPAKMGTFPQYRHPHALARYAEIADALGLGGNNDAEKLENLIAAVNALKARVGIKPTIRDYGVDEKDFLDRLDEMTEQAFDDQCTGANPRYPLMSEIKQMYLNAYYGRHFTEKETPGAKKPARRAKA comes from the coding sequence ATGAGCAAGAACGAAAGAGTCCCAATAGACAGCGTTGCGGCGCTGGAGGCCGCGATAGCGCGTATCAGAGAAGCGCAGCGCGTCTTCTCGACCTACACGCAGGAGCAGGTCGACAGGATATTCGCCGCCGCCGCTTCCGCCGCGAACAAGGCGCGGCTGCCGCTCGCGAAGCAGGCGGTCGCGGAGACCGGAATGGGCGTCGTCGAAGACAAGGTCATCAAAAACAATTACGCCGCCGAATACATCTATAACGCATATAAGGACACCCGTACCTGCGGCGTTATCGAGCGCGACCCCGCCTTCGGGATCACGCGCATCGCCGAGCCGCTCGGCGTCGTCGCCGCGGTCATCCCCACCACGAACCCGACCTCGACGGCGATCTTCAAATGCCTGATCGCGCTGAAAACGCGCAACGCGATAATCATCAGCCCGCATCCGCGCGCGAAGAACTGCACCGCCGAGGCGGCGCGCATCATCCGCGAAGCCGCGGAAGCTGCCGGCGCTCCTAAGGGCGTCATCGACTGGATCGACGCGCCGAGTCTGGATATGACCAACCTGCTGATGAAGGAGGCGGACATCATCCTCGCCACCGGCGGCCCCGGAATGGTCAAGGCGGCGTACTCCTCCGGCAAGCCCGCGATCGGCGTCGGCGCCGGAAACACCCCGGCGGTCATCGACGAGAGCGCGGACGTTATCCTCGCGGTCAATTCCATCATCCACTCAAAGACCTTCGACAACGGAATGATCTGCGCCTCCGAGCAGTCGGTAATCGTTCACAAAAAGGTCTACGCCGCGGTCAAGGATGAATTCGCGCGCCGCGGCTGCTACTTCCTCAAGGGCGGCGAGCTCGAAAAGGTCAGAAAGACGATCATCATCAACGGCGCGCTGAACGCCAAAATCGTCGGACAGAGCGCCTTCACGATCGCTTCCCTCGCCGGAGTCAAGGTGCCGGAGGGCACGAAGATACTCATCGGCGAGGTCGAAAGCGTCGAGCTTTCGGAAGAATTCGCGCACGAAAAGCTCTCGCCGGTGCTCGCGATGTATAAGGCCGAAAACCTCGAAGACGCCTTCGCAAAGGCGGAGCGCCTCATCGCCGACGGCGGCTACGGCCACACCTCCTCGATCTATCTCGACGAAACCGCCTGCCGAGACCGGCTCGACGCCTTCGCCGCGAGGATGAAGACCTGCCGCGTGCTCGTCAACACTCCCTCCTCGCACGGCGGGATCGGAGATCTTTATAACTTCAAGCTCGCGCCTTCGCTTACGCTCGGATGCGGCTCCTGGGGCGGCAACAGCGTCAGCGAAAACGTCGGCGTAAAGCACCTGCTGAATATCAAGACCGTCGCCGAAAGGAGAGAGAATATGCTTTGGTTCAGAGCTCCCGAAAAGGTTTATATCAAAAAGGGCTGCACGCCCGTCGCGCTTGACGAGCTCAAAAACACGCTCGGCAGAAAGCGCGCCTTCATCGTGACCGACGCTTTCCTCTACGAGCACGGCTTCACCAAACCCGTGACCGACAAGCTCGACGAGCTCGGCCTTGCGCACGCGACCTTCTTCAACGTCGCGCCCGATCCGACACTCGCGAGCGCAAAGGAGGGCGCCGCGCAGATGAGCGCCTTCAAGCCCGACTGCATAATCGCGATCGGCGGCGGCTCCGCGATGGACGCCGCTAAGATAATGTGGGTCCTCTACGAGCATCCGGAAGCCGACTTTATGGATATGGCGATGCGCTTTATCGACATACGCAAGCGCGTTTACACCTTCCCGAAGATGGGCGAAAAGGCGTATTTCATCGCGATCCCGACCTCCGCAGGCACCGGCTCCGAGGTCACTCCTTTCGCCGTCATCACCGACGAGACGACCGGAGTCAAATACCCGCTCGCGGACTATGAGCTGCTGCCGAATATGGCGATAATCGACACCGATTTCCATATGAGCGCTCCTAAGGGACTGACCGCCGCCTCCGGCATCGACGCGGTCACGCACGCGCTCGAAGCGTACGCCTCCGTTATGGCGACCGACTACACGGACGGCCTTGCGAAGCAGGCGCTGCAGGTCATATTCAAGTACCTGCCCCGCGCTTACGACGACGGGCAGAACGACGTAGAGGCCCGCGAAAAGATGGCCAACGCCGCGACGATGGCGGGAATGGCGTTCGCCAACGCCTTCCTCGGCGTATGCCACTCGATGGCGCACAAGCTCGGCGCGTTCCACCATATCGCGCACGGCGTCGCAAACGCGCTGATGATAGAAGAGGTGCTCCGCTTCAACTCCGCCGAGGCGCCCGCGAAGATGGGCACCTTCCCGCAGTACAGGCATCCGCACGCGCTCGCGCGTTACGCCGAGATCGCCGACGCGCTCGGGCTCGGCGGCAATAACGACGCCGAAAAGCTCGAGAACCTCATCGCCGCTGTCAACGCCCTCAAAGCGAGAGTCGGGATCAAGCCGACCATCAGGGATTACGGCGTTGACGAAAAGGATTTCCTCGACCGGCTCGACGAAATGACCGAGCAGGCGTTCGACGACCAGTGCACCGGCGCGAATCCCCGCTATCCGCTCATGAGCGAGATAAAGCAGATGTACCTCAACGCCTATTACGGCAGACACTTCACCGAAAAAGAGACCCCCGGCGCGAAGAAGCCCGCGCGCCGCGCCAAAGCGTAA
- a CDS encoding phosphotransferase — MNLNEIIAVRKNKTVYRDGDRCLKVFDSDFSKADILNEALNQARVEETGLNIPKVLEVTVIDGKWAIVSQFIEGKTLAQLMDEHPEKVDEYLALFVDLQLKMHAQTCPLLNKLQDKMNRKISETDLSATVRYELHTRLEAMPKHKKLCHGDFRPSNIIITPDGEPYILDWSHATQGNASADAARTYLLFCLKGQDALAEKYMRLFCDKSDTARQYVQKWLPIVAASQSVKGNADEREFLHRWADVVDYE; from the coding sequence ATGAACCTTAACGAGATCATCGCAGTCAGAAAAAACAAGACCGTCTACCGCGACGGCGACCGCTGCTTAAAGGTCTTCGACAGCGATTTTTCCAAAGCCGACATCCTCAACGAGGCGCTCAACCAGGCGCGCGTCGAGGAGACCGGACTGAATATCCCGAAGGTGCTCGAGGTTACGGTCATCGACGGCAAGTGGGCGATCGTTTCACAGTTCATCGAGGGCAAAACGCTCGCGCAGCTTATGGACGAACACCCGGAAAAGGTGGACGAATACCTCGCGCTTTTCGTCGACCTCCAGCTCAAAATGCACGCGCAGACCTGCCCGCTGCTCAACAAGCTGCAGGACAAGATGAACCGCAAGATAAGCGAGACCGACCTTTCCGCGACGGTGCGCTACGAGCTTCACACGCGCCTTGAGGCGATGCCGAAGCACAAGAAGCTCTGCCACGGCGACTTCCGCCCCTCCAATATCATCATTACGCCGGACGGCGAGCCGTATATCCTCGACTGGTCTCACGCCACGCAGGGCAACGCCTCCGCCGACGCGGCGCGGACGTACCTGCTCTTCTGCCTGAAGGGGCAGGACGCGCTCGCGGAGAAGTATATGCGCCTTTTCTGCGATAAGAGCGACACCGCGAGGCAGTACGTTCAGAAGTGGCTGCCCATCGTCGCCGCTTCGCAGAGCGTCAAGGGCAACGCCGATGAACGCGAGTTCCTCCACCGCTGGGCCGACGTCGTCGACTACGAATAA
- a CDS encoding mechanosensitive ion channel has product MEKKSKSKLIRLIIALVVLGAIVGIGYATKVFSLDFSGVEISGKVIVKLLVMIFGVIVVESLLAFILSIPNPKSHRARSVLSVISSLLKYVAAIVIICWGLSIIGVNVSTIVASVGILALVVGFSAESLIADVVTGAFMIFENQYNVGDIVEIDGFRGTVTNIGIRTTCITDPGDNVKIVNNSAIKTILNRSDRLSRSVSDIAIPYGTDLEKLEAAIPALMEEIYNNHTDMMKMPPKYLGVQQLADSSVVLRFVVNVDEKDLYAGARVLNHDLLLGFRKLGVECPFPQVDVHSY; this is encoded by the coding sequence ATGGAAAAGAAAAGCAAATCCAAGCTCATCAGACTTATAATCGCTCTCGTCGTGCTCGGCGCGATCGTCGGCATCGGCTACGCGACGAAGGTCTTCAGCCTCGACTTCAGCGGCGTTGAGATCAGCGGCAAGGTCATCGTCAAGCTGCTCGTTATGATCTTCGGCGTCATCGTCGTCGAATCGCTGCTCGCGTTCATCCTCTCGATCCCGAATCCGAAGAGCCACCGCGCCCGCTCCGTGCTCTCCGTTATCTCCAGCCTGCTGAAATACGTGGCGGCGATAGTCATTATCTGCTGGGGCCTCTCCATTATCGGAGTCAACGTCTCCACGATAGTCGCCAGCGTCGGCATTTTGGCCCTGGTCGTCGGCTTCAGCGCCGAGAGCTTGATCGCGGACGTAGTCACCGGCGCGTTCATGATCTTCGAGAATCAGTATAACGTCGGCGACATCGTCGAGATCGACGGCTTCCGCGGCACCGTTACCAATATCGGCATCCGCACGACCTGCATTACCGATCCCGGCGACAACGTCAAGATAGTCAACAACTCCGCGATAAAGACGATCCTCAACCGTTCCGACAGACTCTCCCGCAGCGTCAGCGACATCGCGATCCCCTACGGCACCGACCTCGAGAAGCTTGAGGCCGCCATCCCCGCTCTGATGGAAGAGATCTATAACAACCACACCGATATGATGAAGATGCCCCCGAAATACCTCGGCGTCCAGCAGCTCGCCGACAGCTCCGTTGTGCTCCGCTTCGTCGTCAACGTCGACGAAAAGGACCTTTACGCCGGCGCCCGCGTGCTCAACCACGATCTGCTTCTCGGCTTCCGCAAGCTCGGCGTCGAGTGCCCGTTCCCGCAGGTCGACGTTCACTCTTATTGA